In Zunongwangia profunda SM-A87, the following proteins share a genomic window:
- a CDS encoding TonB-dependent receptor: protein MKKIIIALMLIVGAQNSFSQNLTGQILSEATSEAIANVNIIAASEVVAVSGIDGFFTVENVKFPLVLKFSIIGFEAQSKSFDKNQSDVKIYLKQSNESLSEVRLRSTLIPTELRNMPAAVSLLSKSDLERTDAANFVDNLNYVPGVYVNQGALNTNKINIRGIGGRAQYSTNRIQAYFDGIPLATAEGELTLDDIDQESLERVEVIKGPTSSIYGAGLGGAINLYSADPGKRQSHIGVKMQGGSYNTWKKSDVISINGENSSFFANYNHIKSDGWRDNGSYDRKSGLLNAKVLTSGNNSLSFLANFVRLKAYIPSSISEDDFFNDPESAAYTWGASRGYESYDRGLLGISYNHHLSENFTNQTSIFLNFRNAYEPRPFDILKEERLSAGARTNFSLATSIFEKPADISFGAQYYNEWYETGTFENLYEDFDDLGSVRGERLSNNEQDRYYANFFAQLNLNLTENLLVEAGLNFNTTGYSLDDFYTEDNIDQTGSYTFDAVFSPRVGLSYEVAERKNLYASVSHGFSTPTVAETLTPEGQINTDLKAETGFNYEIGFKGNWLNNRLYTEVSLYSIQVRNLLVAQRVAEDQYVGINAGKTDHNGIEFFGKYTLDIAENWHISPFVNAAFNFFKFDRFVNEEVDYSGNELPGVPKHTINAGIDLNTNFGFSFNIWYRNIGEIPLNDGNLLYTNSYQLVNLKAGYAFDIMKDFQLNIYGGINNVFDEHYAASVLPNAVGFGGAAPRFYYPGYPRNYFTGIAVNYFF, encoded by the coding sequence TTGAAAAAAATAATTATTGCGCTGATGTTAATAGTTGGTGCGCAAAATTCATTTAGCCAGAATCTTACAGGACAAATTTTAAGTGAAGCAACTTCTGAAGCCATTGCAAATGTAAATATCATTGCAGCTTCAGAAGTTGTTGCTGTTTCAGGTATTGATGGATTTTTTACTGTTGAAAATGTTAAATTCCCCTTAGTTTTAAAATTTAGCATTATAGGTTTTGAAGCGCAATCAAAAAGTTTTGATAAAAATCAATCAGATGTTAAAATTTATCTGAAGCAGTCTAACGAATCTCTTTCCGAAGTACGATTGAGGAGTACACTTATTCCTACCGAATTACGAAATATGCCTGCAGCGGTGAGTTTGCTATCTAAAAGCGATCTTGAAAGAACCGATGCGGCTAATTTTGTAGACAATCTTAATTATGTTCCCGGTGTCTATGTAAATCAGGGTGCTTTAAATACGAATAAAATCAATATTCGAGGTATTGGTGGGAGGGCACAATATTCAACCAATCGCATTCAGGCTTATTTCGATGGCATTCCATTGGCAACAGCAGAAGGAGAACTCACTTTAGATGATATTGATCAGGAATCTTTAGAAAGAGTTGAAGTTATAAAAGGGCCTACAAGCAGTATTTACGGAGCCGGACTTGGTGGAGCCATAAATCTATACTCCGCCGATCCTGGAAAAAGACAAAGTCATATTGGCGTAAAAATGCAGGGCGGAAGTTACAATACCTGGAAAAAATCGGATGTAATTTCTATAAATGGCGAAAACTCTTCATTCTTTGCCAATTATAACCATATAAAAAGTGATGGATGGAGGGATAATGGTTCATATGATCGTAAATCAGGACTTTTGAATGCTAAAGTGCTTACTTCGGGAAATAACAGTTTGTCGTTTTTAGCCAATTTCGTTAGATTAAAAGCCTATATCCCAAGTTCGATAAGCGAAGATGATTTTTTTAACGATCCAGAAAGCGCTGCCTACACCTGGGGAGCTTCTAGAGGTTACGAGAGTTACGATCGAGGGTTGCTAGGTATAAGTTATAACCACCATCTTTCTGAAAATTTCACCAATCAAACCAGTATATTTTTAAACTTTAGAAATGCTTACGAGCCCAGGCCATTCGATATTTTAAAAGAAGAACGATTATCTGCCGGAGCGCGAACCAATTTTAGTCTTGCTACTTCTATTTTTGAAAAGCCTGCTGACATTAGTTTTGGGGCACAATATTATAATGAGTGGTATGAAACGGGAACTTTTGAGAATCTGTATGAAGATTTCGATGATCTTGGTAGTGTTAGAGGAGAGCGCTTAAGCAATAACGAACAGGATCGCTATTATGCCAATTTCTTTGCGCAACTAAACCTGAATTTAACTGAAAACCTGTTGGTAGAAGCCGGTTTAAACTTTAATACGACTGGTTATAGTTTAGATGATTTTTATACTGAAGATAATATCGATCAAACCGGAAGTTATACATTTGATGCCGTTTTTTCACCAAGAGTAGGTTTATCTTATGAAGTGGCAGAAAGGAAAAATTTATATGCTTCGGTAAGTCATGGGTTTTCTACACCAACCGTAGCCGAGACTTTAACTCCCGAAGGGCAAATAAATACAGATCTAAAAGCCGAAACAGGATTTAATTATGAAATAGGTTTTAAAGGCAATTGGTTAAATAATCGATTATATACTGAAGTTTCGTTGTATAGCATCCAGGTTCGAAATTTACTGGTAGCACAGCGGGTAGCGGAAGATCAATACGTAGGTATCAACGCAGGTAAAACCGATCATAATGGAATTGAATTCTTCGGGAAATATACTTTAGATATCGCAGAAAACTGGCACATAAGTCCATTTGTAAATGCGGCTTTCAATTTTTTTAAATTTGATCGTTTTGTAAATGAAGAAGTAGATTATTCGGGTAATGAGTTACCCGGGGTTCCAAAACATACTATAAATGCCGGTATTGATTTAAATACCAATTTTGGTTTTAGTTTTAATATATGGTATAGAAATATAGGTGAAATTCCATTGAACGATGGGAATTTGTTATATACCAATTCGTATCAATTGGTTAATCTAAAAGCCGGGTATGCATTCGATATTATGAAGGATTTTCAACTGAATATTTACGGCGGAATAAATAATGTTTTTGATGAGCATTACGCGGCTAGTGTGTTGCCTAATGCTGTTGGTTTTGGCGGTGCAGCACCCCGATTTTATTATCCCGGTTATCCCAGAAATTATTTTACAGGAATAGCGGTTAATTATTTTTTCTAA
- the coaD gene encoding pantetheine-phosphate adenylyltransferase, producing MRRAVFPGSFDPITLGHVDIIERGLPLFDEIILAIGTNSSKKYMFSLEKRLAFLEKTFKDETKIKVTTYKGLTVDFCKEIDAKFLLRGLRNGIDLEFEKSIGQTNFKMENIETVFLIASAGLEHISSTVVRDVMQHGGKYEFMVPNVVSNFQVPG from the coding sequence ATGAGGAGAGCAGTATTTCCAGGATCATTCGATCCTATTACCTTAGGGCATGTAGATATTATTGAACGCGGTCTTCCGCTTTTTGATGAAATTATTCTGGCTATTGGTACAAATAGCAGTAAAAAGTATATGTTCTCTTTAGAAAAGCGTTTAGCGTTTCTTGAAAAGACTTTCAAGGACGAAACTAAAATAAAAGTTACTACTTATAAAGGACTTACGGTTGATTTCTGTAAAGAAATTGATGCTAAATTTTTACTACGCGGATTAAGAAATGGTATTGACCTAGAGTTTGAAAAGTCTATAGGACAAACCAATTTTAAAATGGAAAACATTGAAACTGTTTTTCTTATCGCTTCTGCTGGTCTGGAGCACATCTCTTCTACCGTTGTTAGAGACGTGATGCAACATGGTGGAAAATATGAGTTTATGGTTCCGAATGTAGTGAGTAACTTTCAGGTTCCTGGTTAA